The Mesorhizobium sp. M1D.F.Ca.ET.043.01.1.1 genome contains a region encoding:
- a CDS encoding YncE family protein, with protein sequence MIETFLRFARLCAPLVLLATLPARALADTCPEDCSEPAPPPVNVYSHTTTGNMSQATSAALPRVYVPNRSSNSVSVIDPATLKEVDRFPVGSKPQHVVPSWDLKTLWVANNGTGRNGSLTPIDPATAKPGKQVPVDDPYNMYFMPDGSAAIIVDEALRQLDLRDPQTMALKSIIPTPTCPGINHADFSADNSYAIFTCEYGDGGLAKIDLKNQKVLGHLDLSKMGMPQDIRLSPDGKVFYVADMMNDGVFLIDGDSFKEIGFIATGIGAHGFVVSRDGKRLYVSNRGSHKMEQGRADGPGSVTVIDFATRSVVAQWPIPDGGSPDMGNVSADGRQLWLSGRFDSEVYMIDTTSGAVTKIRVGVEPHGLTVWPQPGRYSQGHTGNMR encoded by the coding sequence ATGATCGAAACCTTCCTGCGCTTCGCCCGCCTCTGTGCGCCGCTTGTCCTGCTCGCCACGCTTCCGGCCCGGGCCCTGGCCGATACTTGCCCCGAGGATTGCTCCGAGCCCGCGCCGCCGCCCGTCAACGTCTACAGCCACACCACCACCGGCAATATGAGCCAGGCGACGTCAGCCGCGTTGCCGCGCGTCTATGTGCCCAACCGCTCCTCGAACAGCGTCTCGGTGATCGATCCGGCGACGCTCAAGGAGGTCGACAGGTTTCCGGTCGGCAGCAAGCCTCAGCACGTCGTTCCCTCCTGGGACCTGAAGACGCTCTGGGTGGCCAACAACGGCACCGGCAGGAACGGCAGCCTGACGCCGATCGACCCGGCGACCGCCAAACCCGGCAAGCAGGTGCCGGTGGACGACCCCTACAACATGTATTTCATGCCCGACGGCAGCGCCGCCATCATCGTCGACGAGGCGCTGAGGCAGCTCGATCTGCGCGACCCGCAGACCATGGCCCTGAAATCGATCATCCCGACGCCGACCTGCCCTGGCATTAACCACGCCGATTTCTCGGCCGACAATTCCTACGCGATCTTCACCTGCGAATATGGCGACGGCGGCCTGGCCAAGATCGACCTCAAGAACCAGAAGGTGCTTGGCCATCTCGATCTGTCGAAGATGGGAATGCCGCAGGACATAAGGCTCTCGCCCGACGGCAAGGTGTTTTACGTCGCTGACATGATGAATGACGGCGTCTTCCTCATCGACGGCGACAGTTTCAAGGAGATCGGCTTCATTGCGACCGGAATAGGCGCGCACGGCTTCGTCGTCAGCCGCGACGGCAAACGGCTCTACGTCTCGAACCGCGGCTCGCACAAGATGGAGCAGGGCCGCGCCGACGGGCCTGGCAGCGTGACGGTGATCGACTTCGCCACCCGCTCGGTCGTCGCCCAATGGCCGATCCCGGACGGCGGCAGCCCCGACATGGGCAATGTCAGCGCCGACGGCAGGCAGCTATGGCTCTCCGGCCGCTTCGACAGCGAAGTCTATATGATCGACACGACCTCGGGCGCCGTGACCAAGATCCGCGTCGGCGTCGAGCCGCACGGGCTGACGGTATGGCCGCAGCCGGGGCGGTATTCGCAGGGGCACACGGGGAATATGCGGTAG
- a CDS encoding DUF4242 domain-containing protein, whose amino-acid sequence MPRYLVERTFPDGLNVPMNDAGATAMGGVIARNAEKGVTWVQSFVSPDKSKSFCVYDAPSPEAVRSTAQKNSLPVDKITEVRVLDPYFYR is encoded by the coding sequence ATGCCTCGCTATCTGGTTGAACGTACATTTCCCGACGGGCTCAACGTGCCGATGAACGATGCCGGCGCGACCGCCATGGGCGGCGTCATCGCCCGCAACGCCGAAAAGGGCGTGACCTGGGTGCAGTCCTTCGTCTCGCCCGACAAGTCGAAGAGCTTCTGCGTCTACGACGCGCCCTCGCCCGAAGCGGTCCGCAGCACGGCGCAGAAGAATTCGCTTCCCGTCGACAAGATCACGGAGGTGCGGGTCCTCGACCCCTACTTTTATCGCTGA
- a CDS encoding GNAT family N-acetyltransferase gives MAAVPLLEETSGGPAGAMVSGLAGLVREADPAHIELFANNRPERKLAIYPASAGFDLVEELDYLSARTIEPNVFFNPRFVAPAMPRLEDREVRLAVIRDGDEYRNRLRLLVPFSVERPAIPLGVPVMRTWASPFGPLGTPLVDRDDPVGVIEDFFSMLGRPHLKLPKVFVLPDMKLDGPVASLLTSFADSRGLTLVVTGKAERPVLESDADGDDYLKTSLRAHHHREFRRLKRRLADLGKLEHVVARGQDEIRHAIESFLTLEAAGWKGRERTAMAIDRYRAAFAREAVHRLAEHDMCRIHSLKLDGRTIACLVVFVEAGVAYTWKTAYDEALSAYSPGTLLMIEVTKQHLDDPNIVMTDSCAVPDHPVMSRLWMERKPMGTLVVGLTPDADRLARQAASQLHLYRETRNMARLLRNRMRSLLKRR, from the coding sequence ATGGCCGCGGTTCCGTTGCTTGAAGAGACCAGCGGCGGTCCTGCCGGCGCCATGGTGTCGGGCCTTGCCGGCCTCGTCAGGGAGGCCGATCCCGCCCATATCGAGCTCTTCGCCAACAACCGGCCGGAGCGCAAGCTCGCGATCTATCCGGCTTCGGCCGGCTTCGACCTCGTCGAGGAGCTCGACTATCTCAGCGCCCGCACGATCGAGCCCAACGTCTTCTTCAACCCGCGCTTCGTGGCGCCCGCCATGCCGAGGCTCGAGGACCGCGAAGTGCGGCTGGCCGTGATCCGCGACGGCGACGAGTACCGCAACCGGCTGCGGCTTCTGGTGCCGTTCTCGGTCGAGCGCCCGGCGATCCCGCTCGGCGTCCCGGTCATGCGCACCTGGGCGAGCCCTTTCGGGCCGCTCGGCACGCCGCTGGTCGACCGCGACGATCCGGTCGGCGTCATCGAGGACTTCTTCTCGATGCTGGGGAGGCCGCATCTCAAATTGCCGAAGGTGTTCGTGCTGCCCGACATGAAGCTCGACGGCCCGGTGGCGAGCCTGCTCACCTCCTTTGCCGACAGCCGCGGCCTGACATTGGTCGTCACCGGCAAGGCCGAGCGCCCGGTGCTGGAAAGCGATGCCGACGGCGACGACTACCTCAAGACATCGCTGCGCGCGCATCACCATCGCGAATTCCGGCGCCTGAAGCGGCGCCTCGCCGACCTCGGCAAGCTCGAGCATGTCGTGGCGCGCGGACAGGACGAGATCCGCCATGCCATCGAAAGCTTCCTGACGCTGGAAGCCGCCGGCTGGAAAGGCCGCGAGCGCACGGCGATGGCGATCGACCGCTACCGCGCCGCCTTCGCCCGCGAGGCCGTGCACAGGCTGGCCGAGCACGACATGTGCCGCATCCATTCGCTGAAGCTCGACGGCCGCACCATCGCCTGCCTAGTGGTCTTCGTCGAGGCGGGTGTCGCCTACACCTGGAAGACGGCCTATGACGAGGCGCTCTCCGCCTATTCGCCGGGCACGCTGCTGATGATCGAGGTGACGAAGCAGCATCTCGACGACCCCAACATCGTCATGACCGATTCCTGCGCAGTGCCCGACCATCCGGTGATGAGCCGGCTGTGGATGGAGCGCAAGCCGATGGGCACGCTGGTGGTCGGCCTCACGCCCGACGCCGACCGGCTGGCGCGCCAGGCGGCCTCGCAGCTGCACCTCTACCGCGAGACCCGCAACATGGCGCGCCTCCTGCGCAACCGCATGCGGAGCCTCTTGAAAAGGCGCTAG
- the secA gene encoding preprotein translocase subunit SecA, whose amino-acid sequence MVSLGGLARKVFGSSNDRRVKATRPRVEAINAMENEMQALSDAELAGRTEKFRQDLANGASLDDLLIPAFATVREAARRVLGMRPFDVQLIGGMVLHNGGIAEMRTGEGKTLVATLPVYLNALAGKGVHVVTVNDYLAKRDAEWMGRIYKFLGLTVGIIVHGLSDEERRDAYACDVTYATNNELGFDYLRDNMKYERSQMVQRGHAYAIVDEVDSILVDEARTPLIISGPLEDRSEMYNTIDAFMLKLGPADYEVDEKQKTTIFTEDGTEKLENMLRDAGLLKGESLYDVENVAIVHHVNNALKAHLLFQKDRDYIVRNGEIVIIDEFTGRMMPGRRYSEGLHQALEAKEHVQIQPENQTLASVTFQNYFRLYKKLAGMTGTALTEAEEFANIYNLEVTEIPTNLPVVRKDEDDEVYRTVDEKYKAIVKEIKEARDKGQPILVGTTSIEKSEQLAERLRKDGFKNFEVLNARHHEREAAIVAQAGKPGAITIATNMAGRGTDIQLGGNADMRIAEELADMPAGPERDAREKHIRDDVAQLKEKALAAGGLYVLATERHESRRIDNQLRGRSGRQGDPGRSKFFLSLQDDLMRIFGSERMDGMLQKLGLKEDEAIIHPWINKALEKAQKKVEARNFDIRKNLLKYDDVSNDQRKAVFQRRIELMDGEGLAETVAEMREGVIEEIVAKNIPENAYAEQWNVTGLKEEVAQYLNLDLPVEEWVKEEGIAEDDLRERITAAADAAAKERADRFGPDVMSYVERSVVLQTLDHLWREHIVNLDHLRSVVGFRGYAQRDPLQEYKGEAFELFQAMLGNLEQAVTAQLMRVELVRQAAEAPPPAAPDMFGSHIDGTTGEDDFQGGETALLVRQESNAIVAPENRDPKNPATWGKIGRNETCPCGSGKKYKHCHGAFA is encoded by the coding sequence ATGGTCAGTCTCGGCGGTCTCGCCCGTAAGGTTTTCGGCTCCTCCAACGATCGCCGAGTCAAGGCGACCCGGCCCCGGGTCGAGGCGATCAACGCCATGGAAAACGAGATGCAGGCGCTCTCCGACGCCGAGCTTGCCGGCCGCACGGAAAAATTCCGCCAGGATCTCGCCAACGGCGCCTCGCTCGACGACCTGCTGATACCGGCCTTCGCCACAGTGCGCGAGGCAGCCCGCCGCGTTCTGGGCATGCGCCCCTTTGATGTTCAATTGATCGGCGGCATGGTGCTGCACAATGGCGGCATCGCCGAAATGCGTACCGGCGAAGGCAAGACGCTGGTCGCCACCTTGCCGGTCTATCTCAACGCGCTGGCCGGCAAGGGCGTTCATGTCGTCACCGTCAACGACTATCTGGCCAAGCGCGACGCCGAATGGATGGGCCGCATCTACAAGTTCCTCGGCCTGACTGTCGGCATCATCGTGCACGGCCTTTCCGACGAGGAGCGCCGCGACGCCTACGCCTGCGACGTCACCTACGCCACCAACAACGAGCTCGGCTTCGACTATCTGCGCGACAACATGAAATACGAGCGCTCGCAGATGGTGCAGCGCGGCCATGCCTACGCCATCGTCGACGAGGTCGATTCCATCCTGGTCGACGAAGCGCGCACGCCGCTGATCATTTCCGGTCCGCTCGAGGACCGCTCGGAAATGTACAACACCATCGACGCCTTCATGCTGAAGCTCGGCCCGGCCGACTACGAGGTCGACGAGAAGCAGAAGACCACGATCTTCACCGAGGACGGCACCGAGAAGCTGGAAAACATGCTGCGCGATGCCGGCCTGTTGAAGGGCGAGTCGCTCTACGACGTCGAGAACGTCGCCATCGTCCACCACGTCAACAACGCGCTGAAGGCGCACCTCCTGTTCCAGAAGGACAGGGACTACATCGTGCGCAACGGCGAGATCGTCATCATCGACGAGTTCACCGGCCGCATGATGCCCGGCCGCCGCTATTCGGAAGGCCTGCACCAGGCGCTCGAAGCCAAGGAGCATGTGCAGATCCAGCCGGAGAACCAGACGCTGGCCTCCGTCACCTTCCAGAACTATTTCCGCCTCTACAAGAAGCTCGCCGGCATGACCGGCACGGCGCTGACCGAGGCCGAGGAATTCGCCAACATCTACAATCTCGAGGTCACCGAGATCCCGACCAACCTGCCGGTCGTCCGCAAGGACGAGGACGACGAGGTCTATCGGACGGTGGACGAGAAGTACAAGGCGATCGTCAAGGAGATCAAGGAAGCGCGCGACAAGGGCCAGCCGATCCTGGTCGGCACCACCTCGATCGAGAAATCCGAGCAGCTGGCCGAACGCCTGCGCAAGGACGGTTTCAAGAACTTCGAGGTTCTGAACGCCCGCCACCACGAGCGCGAGGCGGCCATCGTCGCCCAGGCCGGCAAGCCCGGCGCCATCACCATCGCCACCAACATGGCCGGCCGAGGCACCGACATCCAGCTTGGCGGCAATGCCGACATGCGCATCGCCGAGGAGCTGGCCGACATGCCGGCCGGACCGGAGCGCGACGCGCGCGAGAAGCATATCCGCGATGACGTCGCGCAGCTGAAGGAGAAGGCGCTGGCGGCCGGCGGCCTCTACGTCTTGGCCACCGAGCGCCACGAATCGCGCCGCATCGACAACCAGCTCCGTGGCCGCTCCGGCCGTCAGGGCGACCCCGGCCGCTCGAAATTCTTCCTGTCGCTGCAGGACGATCTGATGCGCATCTTCGGCTCCGAGCGCATGGACGGCATGCTGCAGAAGCTCGGCCTCAAGGAAGACGAGGCGATCATCCACCCGTGGATCAACAAGGCGCTGGAAAAGGCGCAGAAGAAGGTCGAGGCGCGCAACTTCGACATCCGCAAGAATCTGCTCAAGTACGACGACGTCTCGAACGACCAGCGCAAGGCGGTGTTCCAGCGGCGCATCGAGCTGATGGACGGAGAAGGTCTGGCCGAAACCGTCGCCGAGATGCGCGAGGGCGTCATCGAGGAGATCGTCGCCAAGAACATCCCCGAAAATGCCTATGCCGAGCAGTGGAACGTCACCGGCCTGAAGGAGGAAGTGGCACAGTACCTGAACCTGGACCTGCCCGTCGAGGAGTGGGTCAAGGAAGAGGGCATTGCCGAAGACGACCTCCGCGAACGCATCACGGCGGCTGCCGATGCGGCCGCAAAGGAACGCGCCGACCGCTTCGGCCCCGACGTGATGAGCTATGTCGAGCGCTCGGTGGTGCTGCAGACGCTTGACCACCTGTGGCGCGAGCACATCGTCAACCTCGACCACCTGCGCTCGGTCGTCGGCTTCCGCGGCTATGCCCAGCGCGATCCGCTGCAGGAATACAAGGGCGAAGCCTTCGAGCTGTTCCAGGCCATGCTCGGCAATCTGGAACAGGCCGTCACCGCGCAGCTTATGCGCGTCGAGCTGGTTCGCCAGGCGGCTGAAGCGCCGCCGCCGGCAGCGCCCGACATGTTCGGCAGCCACATCGACGGCACCACCGGCGAGGACGACTTCCAGGGCGGCGAGACGGCGTTGCTGGTCCGCCAGGAATCCAATGCCATCGTCGCGCCGGAGAATCGCGATCCGAAGAACCCGGCGACCTGGGGCAAGATCGGCCGCAACGAGACCTGCCCCTGCGGCTCCGGCAAGAAATACAAGCACTGCCACGGTGCATTCGCCTGA
- a CDS encoding peptidylprolyl isomerase — protein MSLSFRRASLAGLGLAFGLSALSLSPLMAQETKPAQPDAAAPAVAPVDPNAVVATINGEKLTEADLALAEGELSQQFAQLPPEQRRAAALSAAIEIRVMAKKAVDSGLDKNADFQRRMAFLQKRALHGEVVEKEVVDKVTDADVRARYDQEIANTPPVNEIHARHILVKTKEEAEAIIKQLDGGADFQKLANEHTSDPSGKSSGGDLGWFGPGQMVPEFDKAAFALDVGKYSKEPVQSQFGWHVIKVEDKRAKQPPAFDDVKDQAKQAVIRDKYFAMVKELRAAAKVEIPDAKLKAAVDSMESGK, from the coding sequence ATGTCCCTGTCGTTCCGCCGCGCGTCGCTCGCCGGCCTTGGCCTGGCCTTCGGGCTCTCGGCTCTTTCGCTGTCGCCGCTGATGGCGCAGGAAACCAAGCCCGCCCAGCCGGATGCCGCGGCGCCCGCCGTCGCTCCGGTCGATCCGAACGCCGTGGTCGCCACCATCAACGGCGAGAAGCTGACCGAGGCCGACCTCGCGCTCGCCGAAGGCGAGCTGTCGCAGCAGTTCGCGCAGCTGCCGCCGGAACAGCGCCGCGCTGCCGCCCTTTCGGCGGCCATCGAAATCCGCGTCATGGCCAAGAAGGCGGTCGACAGCGGTCTCGACAAGAATGCCGATTTCCAGCGCCGCATGGCGTTCCTGCAGAAGCGCGCGCTGCATGGCGAGGTCGTCGAGAAGGAGGTCGTCGACAAGGTGACGGATGCAGATGTCCGTGCCCGCTACGACCAGGAAATCGCCAACACGCCGCCGGTCAACGAGATCCATGCCCGTCACATCCTCGTGAAGACGAAGGAAGAGGCCGAGGCGATCATCAAGCAGCTCGACGGCGGCGCCGATTTCCAGAAGCTCGCCAACGAGCACACCAGCGACCCGAGCGGCAAGTCGAGCGGCGGCGACCTCGGCTGGTTCGGTCCCGGGCAGATGGTGCCGGAATTCGACAAGGCGGCATTCGCGCTCGATGTCGGCAAATACTCGAAGGAGCCGGTGCAGTCGCAGTTCGGCTGGCATGTCATCAAGGTCGAGGACAAGCGCGCCAAGCAGCCGCCGGCCTTCGACGACGTCAAGGACCAGGCCAAGCAGGCGGTGATCCGCGACAAGTATTTCGCCATGGTCAAGGAATTGCGTGCAGCCGCCAAGGTCGAGATTCCGGACGCGAAGCTCAAGGCGGCGGTCGACTCGATGGAGAGCGGCAAGTAA
- a CDS encoding LuxR family transcriptional regulator: MLLERQTQLRQLEALLADAAKGRGRVAALAGEAGAGKTALVEAFVDHVGMDHVGRGVSLLRSACEDLSIPDPLGPLYDLARAAQWELPRAIDDRQGQRLPLFSDALDVFEAKGRSLLVIEDLHWADDATLDFVRFLGRRIANSHILLLVTARTDRSEGQMRVRRALGEIPAGNVQRIEVPLLSEAAVLSLAELAGRDGSAIYWASAGNAFFVTELLAAESDTALPASVRDAVLARAERLSPGARSMLDAVSVFPRRADGWALQGLCGIAAAGQLAECVSQGMLEDFGDGYAFRHEIARRAIEMALTPSKRREYNERALAALQENPDVATARLVHHAVEAQNLEAVRALAPLAAREASRVGAHRDAAGHYEVALRYCDGLPMESQAALHEGHAFECHLIGRIDAAMGAQGEARRLWQALGDRLKEGDSLRCLSRFAYLVGDRAAADRFGAQAVELLETAPDSAELAMAYSNLSQLAMLAERLDDTLSLGAKAVELAERLNRPDILCHALNNVGAAGQWLDFAKGRRDLARSLGIALAGNFQEHAARAFTNCACVEMNRLNLAEAEAFLDRGIAYCVENDLATWRDYMRGVQAQLLLRRGLWNEAAAVAHDVIDDEATTALVRYPSLVALARLRIRRGDPSAEPVLDEMKRFLDKGMELQRLAPYAAVMAELAWLGQGDRNEALRLIDLAESLSPARAVVGELVTWRLFLSPDSDPGVIDGMAEPHRLSLAGDWQGAAAFWNRMGAPFECALALLQGDEVAQREALDIFEELGARPVAQHVRGMMRQSGVSHVARGPRQATRANLAGLTQRQMEVLQLIERGFSNKKIAAQLTISPKTVDHHVSAVLEKLEAVSRGEATAAARASGLL; encoded by the coding sequence ATGCTGCTGGAACGGCAGACGCAGCTGCGGCAACTGGAGGCCCTGCTGGCGGACGCGGCAAAAGGCCGTGGCCGCGTCGCGGCGCTGGCGGGCGAGGCCGGCGCCGGCAAGACGGCGCTGGTCGAGGCTTTCGTGGATCATGTGGGCATGGATCATGTGGGGCGAGGGGTGAGCTTGCTGCGCAGCGCCTGCGAGGATCTGTCGATCCCCGACCCGCTGGGGCCGCTCTACGACCTCGCCCGCGCGGCGCAATGGGAACTGCCGCGCGCGATCGATGACCGGCAGGGGCAGAGGCTGCCGCTGTTTTCCGATGCGCTCGACGTCTTCGAGGCGAAAGGCCGGAGTCTGCTGGTCATCGAGGACCTGCATTGGGCGGATGACGCGACGCTCGATTTTGTCCGCTTCCTCGGGCGGCGCATTGCAAACTCCCACATTCTGCTGCTGGTCACGGCGCGCACGGACCGCAGCGAGGGACAGATGCGCGTGCGCCGCGCGCTTGGCGAAATCCCGGCCGGCAATGTCCAACGTATCGAGGTGCCGCTGCTCAGCGAGGCCGCGGTGCTGTCGCTGGCCGAACTGGCCGGCCGCGACGGCAGCGCCATATACTGGGCCTCCGCAGGCAATGCCTTCTTCGTCACGGAACTGCTTGCCGCCGAAAGCGACACCGCGCTGCCGGCCAGCGTTCGTGACGCGGTGCTGGCGCGGGCAGAGCGGCTGTCGCCCGGCGCCCGCTCGATGCTCGACGCGGTGTCGGTGTTTCCGCGCCGCGCCGACGGCTGGGCGCTGCAGGGCCTGTGCGGGATCGCCGCCGCCGGTCAGCTCGCCGAATGCGTCAGCCAGGGCATGCTCGAGGACTTTGGTGACGGCTACGCCTTCCGGCACGAGATCGCCCGCCGCGCCATCGAGATGGCGCTGACGCCGAGCAAACGGCGCGAGTACAACGAGCGGGCGCTCGCAGCGCTGCAGGAGAACCCGGACGTGGCCACGGCAAGGCTGGTGCACCATGCTGTCGAGGCGCAGAACCTCGAGGCCGTGCGCGCGCTGGCGCCGCTTGCCGCCCGCGAGGCTTCGCGGGTCGGCGCGCATCGCGATGCCGCCGGCCATTACGAGGTCGCCTTGCGGTATTGCGACGGCCTGCCGATGGAAAGCCAGGCGGCGCTGCACGAAGGCCATGCCTTCGAATGCCATTTGATCGGCCGCATCGACGCGGCCATGGGGGCGCAGGGAGAGGCGCGCAGGCTGTGGCAGGCGCTTGGCGACAGGTTGAAGGAAGGCGACAGCCTCAGATGCCTGTCGCGCTTCGCCTATCTCGTCGGCGACCGCGCGGCGGCGGACCGGTTCGGCGCGCAGGCCGTCGAGCTTCTGGAAACGGCGCCCGACAGCGCCGAGCTTGCCATGGCCTATTCGAACCTGTCGCAACTGGCGATGCTGGCGGAGCGGCTCGACGATACGCTTTCGCTTGGAGCCAAGGCCGTCGAGCTGGCGGAGCGGCTGAACCGGCCGGACATCCTCTGCCACGCTCTCAACAATGTCGGCGCCGCCGGGCAATGGCTGGATTTCGCCAAGGGGCGGCGCGACCTCGCCCGCAGCCTTGGCATCGCCCTTGCGGGGAACTTCCAGGAGCATGCGGCGCGCGCCTTCACCAACTGCGCCTGCGTCGAGATGAACAGGCTCAACCTCGCCGAAGCAGAAGCCTTCCTCGACCGCGGCATCGCCTATTGCGTCGAGAACGATCTCGCCACCTGGCGCGACTATATGCGCGGCGTGCAGGCGCAATTGCTGCTGCGGCGTGGCCTGTGGAACGAGGCGGCGGCGGTGGCGCATGACGTCATCGACGATGAGGCAACGACCGCGCTTGTGCGCTACCCCTCGCTGGTGGCGCTGGCGAGGCTGCGCATCCGGCGCGGCGATCCATCGGCCGAGCCGGTGCTGGACGAGATGAAGCGGTTCCTCGACAAGGGCATGGAGCTACAGCGGCTGGCGCCCTACGCGGCGGTGATGGCGGAGCTTGCCTGGCTAGGGCAAGGCGACCGGAACGAGGCGCTGCGCCTTATCGATCTTGCCGAAAGCCTGTCGCCGGCGCGCGCCGTGGTCGGCGAGCTGGTCACCTGGCGCCTATTTCTGTCGCCGGACAGCGATCCCGGCGTGATCGACGGCATGGCCGAGCCGCATCGGCTTTCGCTTGCCGGCGACTGGCAGGGCGCCGCGGCTTTCTGGAACCGGATGGGCGCCCCCTTCGAGTGCGCGCTCGCCCTGCTGCAAGGCGACGAGGTGGCCCAGCGCGAGGCGCTCGACATTTTCGAGGAACTTGGCGCAAGGCCGGTGGCGCAGCATGTGCGCGGCATGATGCGGCAGAGCGGTGTCAGCCATGTCGCGAGGGGACCAAGGCAGGCAACGCGCGCCAACCTTGCCGGCCTCACCCAGCGCCAGATGGAGGTCCTCCAGCTGATCGAGCGCGGCTTCTCCAACAAGAAGATCGCCGCGCAGCTGACCATCTCGCCGAAGACCGTCGATCATCATGTCTCGGCGGTGCTGGAGAAACTCGAAGCCGTCTCGCGCGGCGAGGCAACGGCGGCGGCGCGGGCGTCGGGGTTGTTGTAG
- a CDS encoding lipopolysaccharide biosynthesis protein: MRFSAATTAGRFLPQRWALRMRPLLGRIDAALFTADERGEAGRMSLIAFSIRIVSAVIAFISQVLMARWMGSFEYGIFVLVWVTMVIVGNLACLGFHTSVIRFIPEYRERGMLAELRGIVMASRLFVLVASTLIAGLGALGVWLASPWIESYYVVPFILGVICLPMIAMGDLLQGLARANSWALFALSPTYLVRPVLILVFMAAMLAMRYVPDAKTAIFASIAATYVTTLGQLMGVTSRMEKKIPAGPMTVHFGQWFLVSLPIFLVESFFFLLTNADVLMVGAYLDPNDVAVYFATVKTLALVHFVYFAVKAGVAQRYAQFTHGEPERLAAFARETVSWTFWPSLAMALLVLALGEPMLVLFGPEFTAGYPLLFLLVLGVVARGAVGPCESLLTMSGNQNICAAVYAMTLALNIGLNVILIPHFGLWGAAIATSLAMVFEAGALSFTVWRKLGIVMAIFVPANREVA, translated from the coding sequence GTGCGCTTTTCCGCGGCGACGACTGCCGGGCGGTTCCTGCCGCAGCGCTGGGCGCTGCGCATGCGGCCGCTGCTTGGCCGCATCGATGCCGCGCTGTTCACCGCAGACGAGCGCGGCGAAGCCGGCCGCATGTCGCTGATCGCCTTTTCCATCCGCATCGTCAGCGCCGTCATCGCCTTCATCAGCCAGGTGCTGATGGCGCGCTGGATGGGCTCGTTCGAATACGGCATCTTCGTGCTCGTCTGGGTGACGATGGTGATCGTCGGCAACCTCGCCTGCCTCGGCTTCCACACCTCGGTCATCCGTTTCATTCCCGAATATCGCGAGCGCGGCATGCTCGCCGAACTGCGCGGCATCGTGATGGCGAGCCGCCTGTTCGTGCTGGTCGCCTCGACGCTGATCGCAGGGCTGGGCGCGCTCGGCGTGTGGCTCGCCTCGCCCTGGATCGAAAGCTACTACGTCGTTCCCTTCATCCTCGGCGTCATCTGCCTGCCGATGATCGCGATGGGCGATCTGCTGCAGGGGCTGGCGCGCGCCAATTCATGGGCCCTGTTTGCGCTGTCGCCGACCTATCTCGTCCGGCCGGTGCTGATCCTGGTGTTCATGGCGGCAATGCTCGCCATGCGCTACGTGCCCGATGCCAAGACCGCGATCTTCGCCTCGATCGCCGCCACCTATGTCACGACGCTCGGCCAGCTGATGGGCGTCACCTCGCGCATGGAGAAAAAGATCCCTGCCGGACCGATGACCGTGCATTTCGGCCAATGGTTCCTCGTCTCGCTGCCGATCTTCCTGGTCGAGAGTTTCTTCTTCCTGCTCACCAATGCCGACGTGCTGATGGTCGGCGCCTATCTCGACCCCAATGACGTCGCCGTCTATTTCGCCACGGTGAAGACGCTGGCGCTGGTGCATTTCGTCTATTTCGCCGTCAAGGCGGGCGTTGCCCAGCGCTATGCGCAGTTCACCCATGGCGAGCCCGAAAGGCTCGCCGCCTTTGCCCGCGAGACCGTCTCCTGGACGTTCTGGCCCTCGCTGGCGATGGCACTGCTGGTGCTGGCGCTGGGCGAGCCGATGCTGGTGCTGTTCGGCCCCGAATTCACCGCCGGCTATCCGCTGCTTTTCCTGCTGGTCCTAGGCGTCGTCGCGCGCGGCGCCGTCGGCCCCTGCGAAAGCCTGCTGACCATGAGCGGCAACCAGAACATCTGCGCCGCCGTCTACGCCATGACGCTTGCCCTGAACATCGGTCTCAACGTCATCCTGATCCCGCACTTCGGCCTCTGGGGCGCGGCGATCGCCACCAGCCTCGCCATGGTCTTCGAGGCCGGCGCGCTGTCCTTCACCGTCTGGCGCAAGCTCGGCATCGTCATGGCGATTTTCGTGCCTGCAAATAGGGAAGTCGCCTGA